The genomic region CAAACTCTGTGCATCTGTCTGTGAGATTAATGCAATAACTGTGTCTGAAGATGAAAATTCTTTTATTTTCACGATGGAATCTGATGGTTCATACACGGTTCAACAGTTAATTATAAATGCAGGAACAACTATTAAGGAGAAAGCCAGCCGGTTAGGAGAGATTTTAGAGTCCCTCTGACACGGTTTTAGGAGATTTACTCTCCTAATAATTTATATTAAATCGTAGGAAATCCGACTTGATGCGGGGGTTGCCCAGCCAGGCCAAAGGCGCTAGGTTGAGGGCCTAGTCTCGTAGGAGTTCGTGTGTTCGAATCACACCTCCCGCACCAAATATCTTTTCTAAAATATCATTTTGTATAATTATATAATTCTCTAGACTATGTTATGTGTTAACTGATATTCAAAATTGCTTCATACAGGATTTTAATTAAGAAATAATCAGGGATTGATGTTTTCAATCTTTACGTCTAATTTAATCTTTTGAATGGTGCCTTACTTCCTCAATTTCAGCCTTTCCAAGAGCTTTGAGGAAATGTGCTGCACGTATGGTTGTATGCTGTTTTTTTTCTCTCATACGGGCCTGGTATACGCGGATAGAACGTAGAAAATCAATCTTGCGGAACTCCGGCCAGAATGGTGCACAGAAGTAAGCAGCACATTCATTTCCATTGGCTTGCCAGGGAAGGAAATTGGAAACTCTTTCATCTCCTCCGGTACGTATTATAAGATCCACATCCGGCAGAGCAGAATTTCCCGAAGGGTATAGATGACTGGATATCGTATCTTCGTTTATGTCATCAGGTTCTATACTACCAGATTCAACCTTGCTGGCTATTTCTTTAACAGCCTGGACGATTTCCTGTCTGCCACCATATGCGATAGCAACGTTGAGTACAAAATTATCATATTCTGACGTTAAAAGTTCTACATTCTTAATTGAATCTTTAAGTGGCTCTGGTAATTTCTCAATATCACCGATAGCGTGAACACGCATTTTTCTTTCATGCGTTCTTTCATCAACTACTATTTCATCAAATTTCAATCTTATAAGGTCAAAAAGCTTATCCTTTTCATCATTATTCCTGTTGAAATTCTCTGTAGAAAAAGCATAGATTGTAAGATATTCTATGCCAAGGTTGCAAGCCCATTCCATAACATTTTCAGTTACGTCTGCTCCTCTGGCGTGTCCATAGGAAGTTATCTGTCCAAGTTTTCGTGCATATCTTCGGTTTCCATCCATTATAATAGCTACATGCCGGGGAACTCTCTCGCTCTTCACTTCCTGTGTGAGCAGACGTTCATATCCTTTGTAAACTATTCCGGGTATGCTTTTTAGTATACTTGACACTCCCGCATGTTAGGTAAAAACAATTCTCTTATGGACTTGACTTCTATTTAAGACTAATTAAACAAAAAAGAAGATGGAATTAATAATTGTCAAGCACGTTCCTGACAATATCTCTGTAATCTTCCTTAAGCAGGTAAATATTGTGATCACCGGTAACATCAATGCTCAGGATTCCAAGCCTTGTGTTCATGAGTCCTACCATTGCTGAGACGCCTCTGTAACTCACATCAAAATCCGTATCATGAAGATGCTCGTACACGTCCCCTGTAGTAAATTTATCACCATTTAGGAACAGTTTCAGTACTACTTTACGTATACCTGTATCATCGCGACTAAGATATTTTATAAGCCTTTCTCTTACCCGCTCTTCAATCGTTTCCAGTACAAACACCTCTTTCTTCAATATGTTATTTTATCTTATAAAACTATTTATTTGCAATAGCTTTAAAACCTGCATTGTATATGAAAATTGTACCATCTATATCATTCTCACATATATATTTTGGCCTTTCACAAAGGTATTTTCTCAACAATTAGTCCTTCTTCAAAAGGATATCTTTCTATTATGTACAATTTTCTACCAGTCAGCCTAATATATTCTGCAATGTCCTCAAGAATCCACCAGGCAAGATCTATTCCCTTGGATTTTATTTCCATCATATCCGCAGGAACTTTAATCTGTTTCAGCTTTTCAGAAACAGCTTCCAGGTCACTTTCCGTGCATTCTATATGTCCGTAATAAACAGTTCCATCCTCACCAATTTCATCAAAAAGCCTTGCTGTATTCTCCGCAATCCGTATGAGTCTTTTACGAAGCTGTACTGCGTCCTTATAGCTTGATGAGCAGAAATGCATCTTTTCACAATCTTTTGCCACTTCCCGGGCAAACATCTCAGAACCAGCTACTGCATTTGATATGTCATCTATAAGAGAATATCCCCGTTTAATCATGGCATGTGAATTAGTTTCTGAAAATTCGAGTTCATTTAGGTTCAGGAAACACTTCATACTGTTTGCAAACTGTCCTACATGTTCTACACCATCAATAGATGGAATCTCAATGCCTACTTCCATTTCTAATTCTCTGGCATTTTTGATGGAACTTGCATAACCTGTTTTTTCAAGTTCCTTCCATGATTTAACCGGTGGATGAAACCTAATCTCGTTCAGGCCTGAATCTGCCAGTTCTTTTAATGTATCATAGTCAGGTGCCATGGATGTGTACATATGAACATGGTGCTGCTGTCCAAAACTACTTTTCAGGAGTCTTATATAGTGAACAACCTTTTCTTTTCTAAGAAGTGGCTCTCCTCCTGTAATTCCTGTTCCCAGTGCATCCATCTGTAAAGCTTCATCTACAACATCCGTGTCTGAAAGAACCTTTCTTTCGTTAGCAAAGGTCAGATCTGTGCGTCTTTCTTCAGATACCGGGCAGTAAAAACAATCCTTTGGGCATATACCTGTAATGAAAAGAACCATTTTTGCTCCTTGCTGGCAGAGCTTACAACCTTCTGAAAGAAATGAATAGAAAGAACCAGCTTCTCCCTGTATGACCTTGCTCATCAGAGCATTCTATAACCTGCAGGTATTTAAGGCTATTTTACTTCAGGGTTAATACTATCTAATATTTACACGTTAGTATTTCCAGATGGAAGAACGAGATGGTTTTATTGTCTCAATAGGTTGCCGCAAATGCGGTAAATGTGAGAATGTTTGTCTTAATGGGGCTCTTTACAGGATCAACGGTTTTGTCAATGTTGATCATCAAAAATGCGACCTTTGTATGAAATGCGTGAAAATATGCCCTAATAAGGCACTGGTCTACATGGAATAAATTCCATGTTCCAGAACCTTTGTAAGAGTTGAATCTATTTTTTATCTGCTTCCATACCAATAGAAAATGCCTTGCCCAGGAAATCACCAAGTCCGTAGTAACTTCTCTCCGGTGAATAGATAATTGGTCTGATTTTTCTGATATCCGGATTACCTTTTTCATCGAGTACAGATTCATCTGCTTTAACATCCATTATCTCACCAACAAACTGAGTATGAAGTCCAAGTTCGAAGCTTTGAACCAGTTTGCATTCAAGTATAACAGGAAATTCTTCTACAAATGGTGCATACACCACTTCACTTTTAATTGGTGTAAGTCCCATTTTTTCAAACTTGTCCTCATCCCTTCCACTTGCAATTCCAAAATAATCTGTCTCTTTGACATAGTCCTCGGATGGAATGCTAATGGTGAAAGCTTCCTTTTCCATTATATTGGCGTAACTGTATGTTGCTTTTCGCAGTGATACGCTTATACATGGAGGATCCGAGCAGCATATTCCTGCCCAGGCTGCAGTCATAGCGTTTGCATTTCCAAACATGTCATAGGTTCCTACCAGCCATGCAGGGGTAGGGTATGCCAATGTCTTTGCTCCGATTGATTGTTTCATAAGAACACCTCTATAAAAATAGTGTTGAAGAAGCTTTAATCTTACGGCAGCTGAGCTGCGGTATTCCTGCTTCTTTGCACTAGATCATTCCTCTGAAAACAATTCTTGAAAAAATGGTCGATACTGTAAAAACTATTATTGTCACAGGAAGTATCTGCCCAATTTCATACCTTAATTGTGCCCTGTCCCCGCCATACTCTATGGTTCCGGAGAATCGTATCAATATCACAGTTATTAATATGATATATATGCCAATTGCAAACATGAAAAGATCAGATGGTATGGACTGGTTAAGATTTTCCAGTGAAATCTGTGCAGGTCCGGGAAGTGAATTCTCGGGAAGCCTCTGGATGCTTTCTGATATGTTCTGAAGGATCTTTGCTATGACTTCAGAGAGTGCGATGGTGACACCTGCAATAAGCGGTGCAAATACTGCTGCTGTGGAGCGCATTGTGGAGGTCATATCATACAATGATTGTTTGATATTGAGTTCCACATCCTGAAGCTCTTTAAGGTGGTCTGCAAGTTTTACAATTGCAACACCTGCTATCTCATGGCTTTTATGAGTACTTTCCACAAGCAGTTTCATTGTGGTCTTTATCCTTTCAGAATAAATGTTTTTGAAAGCTCCGAAATCCTCATCGAATATTGCAGAGTAGACATCTGTTCTCATATTCATAAGATTCAGCGATATTCTTTCAAACGCCGGTGTAATATCTGATCCGTCCATGGTACTTGCAGTGTGTATGAATGCATCTTCTGCGGATCTGCCTTCTGATATCCTCCTCCCAAGAATAAAAAGAGCATCTGAAAATTCGTTTTCCATCTTGCATATTTCATCCCTTATTTTTTTATATGGGGCATAACTGATGTTCAGGTAAATTGCTACTGCAAAGACAATTCCCCATATGATAAAGAGCGTAGGTGGGACTATTCCTTCGAGTGTATCAGTGGAAACAATATTCCAGGGATTTCCTTTAAGAATTAGCATGTATCCAAGTGAAGAGATAACAGAACCTATTAC from Methanolobus tindarius DSM 2278 harbors:
- the uppS gene encoding polyprenyl diphosphate synthase; this translates as MLKSIPGIVYKGYERLLTQEVKSERVPRHVAIIMDGNRRYARKLGQITSYGHARGADVTENVMEWACNLGIEYLTIYAFSTENFNRNNDEKDKLFDLIRLKFDEIVVDERTHERKMRVHAIGDIEKLPEPLKDSIKNVELLTSEYDNFVLNVAIAYGGRQEIVQAVKEIASKVESGSIEPDDINEDTISSHLYPSGNSALPDVDLIIRTGGDERVSNFLPWQANGNECAAYFCAPFWPEFRKIDFLRSIRVYQARMREKKQHTTIRAAHFLKALGKAEIEEVRHHSKD
- a CDS encoding DUF2551 domain-containing protein → MKKEVFVLETIEERVRERLIKYLSRDDTGIRKVVLKLFLNGDKFTTGDVYEHLHDTDFDVSYRGVSAMVGLMNTRLGILSIDVTGDHNIYLLKEDYRDIVRNVLDNY
- a CDS encoding radical SAM protein, encoding MSKVIQGEAGSFYSFLSEGCKLCQQGAKMVLFITGICPKDCFYCPVSEERRTDLTFANERKVLSDTDVVDEALQMDALGTGITGGEPLLRKEKVVHYIRLLKSSFGQQHHVHMYTSMAPDYDTLKELADSGLNEIRFHPPVKSWKELEKTGYASSIKNARELEMEVGIEIPSIDGVEHVGQFANSMKCFLNLNELEFSETNSHAMIKRGYSLIDDISNAVAGSEMFAREVAKDCEKMHFCSSSYKDAVQLRKRLIRIAENTARLFDEIGEDGTVYYGHIECTESDLEAVSEKLKQIKVPADMMEIKSKGIDLAWWILEDIAEYIRLTGRKLYIIERYPFEEGLIVEKIPL
- a CDS encoding 4Fe-4S dicluster domain-containing protein, yielding MEERDGFIVSIGCRKCGKCENVCLNGALYRINGFVNVDHQKCDLCMKCVKICPNKALVYME
- a CDS encoding flavin reductase family protein; its protein translation is MKQSIGAKTLAYPTPAWLVGTYDMFGNANAMTAAWAGICCSDPPCISVSLRKATYSYANIMEKEAFTISIPSEDYVKETDYFGIASGRDEDKFEKMGLTPIKSEVVYAPFVEEFPVILECKLVQSFELGLHTQFVGEIMDVKADESVLDEKGNPDIRKIRPIIYSPERSYYGLGDFLGKAFSIGMEADKK